The following coding sequences are from one Triticum dicoccoides isolate Atlit2015 ecotype Zavitan chromosome 4A, WEW_v2.0, whole genome shotgun sequence window:
- the LOC119285319 gene encoding ankyrin repeat-containing protein At5g02620-like → MDPARAAQAATRRKKMTKQLTGKRDDTALHGAARAGLLVAVQETLSGASPEELRALLSKQNTSGETPLFVAAEYGYVALVNEMVKYHDVATAGIKARSGYDALHIAAKQGDVEVVKELLQALPELAMTVDASNTTALNTAATQGHMEVVRLLLEVDGTLALIARSNGKTALHSAARNGHVQVVRALLEAEPSIALRVDKKGQTALHMAAKGTNLDLVDALLAADPSLLNLPDNKGNTALHIASRKARHQIIKRLLELPDTNLKAINRAAETPLDTAEKMGNGEVAGVLTEHGVQSARALSPTSGGNPARELKQQVSDIKHEVHSQLEQTRQTRVRMQGIQKRINKLHEEGLNNAINSTTVVAVLIATVAFAAIFTVPGEYVDAASLGPGQELGEANIAHQTPFIIFFVFDSVALFISLAVVVVQTSVVVIERKAKKQMMAVINKLMWVACVLISVAFLALSFVVVGRAEQWLAVAVTIMGATILVTTIGTMLYWVIAHRLEAKRMRNIKRSSMSRSRSHSGSGLSEHEWVDEDFKKMYAI, encoded by the exons ATGGACCCGGCCAGGGCGGCGCAGGCGGCGACGCGCCGCAAGAAGATGACCAAGCAGCTCACCGGGAAGCGGGACGACACGGCGCTGCACGGGGCGGCGCGCGCCGGGCTGCTCGTCGCCGTGCAGGAGACGCTGTCCGGCGCGTCGCCCGAGGAGCTGCGCGCGCTGCTGTCCAAGCAGAACACGTCCGGGGAGACGCCGCTGTTCGTCGCCGCCGAGTACGGCTACGTGGCCCTGGTCAACGAGATGGTCAAGTACCACGACGTCGCCACCGCCGGCATCAAGGCCCGCAGCGGCTACGACGCCCTCCACATTGCCGCCAAGCAGGGGGATGTAG AGGTGGTGAAGGAGCTGCTGCAGGCGCTGCCGGAGCTGGCCATGACGGTGGACGCGTCCAACACGACGGCGCTCAACACCGCGGCGACGCAGGGCCACATGGAGGTGGTGCGGCTGCTGCTGGAGGTGGACGGGACCCTGGCGCTGATCGCGCGGAGCAACGGCAAGACGGCGCTGCACTCGGCGGCGAGGAACGGGCACGTGCAGGTGGTGCGCGCGCTGCTGGAGGCGGAGCCCAGCATCGCGCTCCGGGTGGACAAGAAGGGGCAGACGGCGCTGCACATGGCCGCCAAGGGCACCAACCTCGACCTCGTGGAcgcgctcctcgccgccgacccctcGCTGCTCAACCTCCCGGACAACAAGGGCAACACCGCGCTGCACATCGCCTCCCGCAAGGCGCGGCACCAGATCATCAAGCGTCTGCTCGAGCTGCCGGACACGAACCTCAAGGCGATCAACCGGGCCGCCGAGACGCCGCTGGACACGGCGGAGAAGATGGGCAACGGCGAGGTGGCCGGCGTGCTGACGGAGCACGGCGTGCAGTCGGCCCGCGCCCTGAGCCCCACGAGCGGCGGCAACCCGGCGCGCGAGCTGAAGCAGCAGGTGAGCGACATCAAGCACGAGGTGCACTCGCAGCTGGAGCAGACGCGGCAGACGCGGGTGCGGATGCAGGGGATCCAGAAGCGCATCAACAAGCTCCACGAGGAAGGGCTGAACAACGCCATCAACTCCACCACGGTGGTGGCGGTGCTGATCGCGACGGTGGCGTTCGCGGCCATCTTCACGGTGCCCGGCGAGTACGTGGACGCGGCCAGCCTGGGGCCGGGGCaggagctgggcgaggccaacatcgCCCACCAGAcccccttcatcatcttcttcgTGTTCGACTCGGTGGCGCTCTTCATCTcgctggcggtggtggtggtgcagaCGTCGGTGGTGGTGATCGAGCGGAAGGCCAAGAAGCAGATGATGGCGGTGATCAACAAGCTCATGTGGGTGGCCTGCGTGCTCATCAGCGTCGCCTTCCTGGcgctgtcgttcgtcgtcgtcggccGCGCGGAGCAGTGGCTGGCCGTCGCGGTCACCATCATGGGCGCCACCATCCTGGTCACCACCATCGGCACCATGCTCTACTGGGTCATCGCGCACCGGCTCGAGGCCAAGCGCATGCGCAACATCAAGCGCTCCTCGATGAGCCGCTCGCGCTCACACTCGGGGTCTGGGCTGTCGGAGCACGAGTGGGTCGACGAGGACTTCAAGAAGATGTACGCCATCTGA